The following is a genomic window from Amaranthus tricolor cultivar Red isolate AtriRed21 chromosome 10, ASM2621246v1, whole genome shotgun sequence.
aggaaattacCTTCCACTCAATTTTACTTGTTATTTGCTTGCCTTTTGTTTCAGTTGACATACAAATACACTCTCTTAATTCAAGTATAAAAAGagaatagaaaattaataaataaaaatttgtttttttggtgataaataactaaatattgCCCATATTGGATTTGGGAGTATATGCTTAAAGGGCACAGTCAGTTACAAGTATTTCTAATGCAAAATCATCGTTATTGTTCCAAACACAACCGTCCCACTTTATACATCACATGCAACCAATTTCCCTAACAAGATAAACTCTAGCCCTACCATAATTTTTTGTACTACATACaatcattcttttttttttttaatttggacACACTTAAATATTCCGTTAAACAACTAATAACTAATAGCAATAATTGAATTGATTAGttattttaactaattaattttaaatattaattagttgATTTATGACAAGTTATTTTAACAGCTAATTTAGCAAGCACTATCATTGAATAGTTTGACCACTCAATTATCCAGGGAAATTTGTCATTAACAATACAACTTATTTGCGTTCCAAAGAGAATAAGTTGATTTATGgtttatttttaactaaacccaCTAAAGAGGTTTTTTGCTAAGAATAAACCCACTTAATGTTTAATAGGTTACAAAACATGTAACTAAGGATTCATTCTTAGCTAATCGCGAATAGGTTGTATTATTCTCAGTAAAAAAACCCCCTTAGATgggtttattcaaaaataaatcataGGTGGGTTTATTCTTATCAGATTGCAAATAGGTTGTATTATTAATGACAAATTGCCCAATTATCTATTTGTAACTATTAAGCTGAAATTGTCCAAcaaattattttgataaaaaatcCATGTCCCCATATTGATCGAGGGAAAAAATAATTGATGTcattaataactaaaaaaatgcAAATGGGATGCAAATTCTTGCTAATGAATGGTATATCCAGCACACCTTGTGTGGAAGGTGACTACCTAACCAACTCAATCAAGTTCATTCTTTACACTCCATAGCAGTACTActaaatttttagaaattttataatattgttacTTGTCTACCTCAACTACCTATCAGATCCGCTCCTGCATGTCCCACCTCATCTTCATATAAGAAAAGGGGAGCTCATTATACATTCATGATCAAAATCTTTTTAAGAACATAGGTAAAATATGGATACTCATGAAACATATGAAAAACCAAGAAAAGGAGCTCATGTTTTAGTATTTccataccctttacaaggccacaTTAACCCAATGCTTCAATTCTCTAAACGTTTAGCTTCCAAAGGCCTTAAAATCACCATTATCACTACAACCACCATTCCAAATCATATTTCTTCTTCTCAATCACAATCCAATCCTTCTTCCCTagattttttaagaattttcgATGGTTACGAGGGTGAACCCGACAAACGTAACTTTGATGAATACATTAATCTATTAAAGGTTTCAACTTCACGTAGTTTACATGAACTACTTGAATATTACAACCAAAATAAAATGGATATTTACCCGGGTCCAAATATGGTTATATACGACTCTTTTATGCCTTGGGTGTTACAAGTTGTTAAAAATTGTGGGTTTCAAGGGGCCCCATTTTTTACCCAATCATGTTTGGTtaattctatttattattatgCTTATAAAGGTGATTTGATTAGTCCATTTTGTGGGTCGGATCTTGTGTCCTTGCCTTCGGTTGGATCTTTGTTACGGGTCCATGATTTGCCTACTTTTGTTTCTTATCCTACCTTATATCCAGAGAAATTGGTGAAGCTTTTGTTGGATCAATTTTCTAATTTGGAGGATGTCTCCTTTGTGTTTATCAATACTGTGGATGTGTTGGAGAGTAAGGTAGGTCTCAATGTTTCTTAAAATTGTCAATTATTATCTATGTGTGAGTTTTAAATGGTGAAACGAGAAATGTATGATCCAgttaaaataacttttttgtgTTTAGGGTTTTGAAGGGATTGAAAAACAATAAGGAAGCTTTCTTATATTGTTACTTTGTTAGAGCAATCTaacataaatttgaatttaaccatcagtttaaacttttaattgagttgatttGTTGACATAGTATTATAAGCCAACATAAGGTAAGAGGAGGGAGACATTTACACTTTTACCCAAATAACTCTCGTGTGAGAGGGAgctttagaatatattataaattataaagcaTCTATCATttgcttaaacttttgattgaattggttccttgacttATAATTCTAATAGTGGGGCACCATTCAAGAGACAGAGAAAGTAGTCCATATTCGTATAACCAGCTAGAATGAAAGGCCATGATACTGTGTTTGTTAAATTTATTAGAGTACACTGATGAGGCTTCAACCATAAGCTTTACCTGTTGGTTGAGTTGATCCCTTGGTATAATATCAATATTCAGAAGTAACAGTGATAATATGATCACGAGTTCAAATCTTATAAGCTTGACCTTGGTTGATTTGATTCTTTGATGATATGAGAAGGCATACATTGCATCCACGCTTCAAGCGCAAAAGGCTCTCATGTGTAGGGgcgtgatagagtatataatataccCTAGAGTTTTaactatcagcttaagttttGAATTGAGTATTTGTAAATCCAGATAGTATTCTTTAAACATGATGAATGTTTATAATTTGTGACATATTTCTAAAACTTCGTTTTGTTATTGAAATGATAGGTCTTAGAGTGTATGGCAAGACTATGGCCGGTGAAAACAATAGGACCATGTATCCCTTCAATGTACTTGGACAAATGCTTACAAGATGATAAAGATTATGGACTAAGTCTTTTGGAGCCTCAGATAGATGTATGTATTAAATGGCTAAATACAAGAGAAACTTGCTCTGTGGTGTATGTATCAATGGGTAGTTTGGCTTCGCTAGGAAGTGAACAAATGAAACAAATAGCTAATGCTTTGGTGAAaagcaaaaaatattttttatgggtTGTTAGGCCTTCAGAAGAGAATAAGCTTCCGCTGAATTTCAAGGAGAACACATCGAAAAGAGGTCTAATCGTTAATTGGTGCCCTCAGCTTGAGGTATTAAGTCATATTGCCTTAGCCTGTTTCGTGACTCATTGTGGATGGAATTCGATATTAGAAGCTATTAGTTTGGGAGTACCGATTGTTGGATTTCCACAATGGACGGATCAACCAACCAACGCAAAATGTATTGTTGAATTTTGGAAGATTGGAGTCAAGGTGAGGGTTGATGAGAAGGGATTTTTAAGTAGTAATGAACTAGAGTTTTGCATTAGAGAGGTGATGGAAGGGGAACATGCAAAAGAGTTCAAAAGTAATGCAAATAAGTGGAAGCTACTCACTACACATGCAATGGAACAATGTGGTACCTCTAATAGGAACATTGAAGAATTTGCTTCCACTTTGTTATCCCCCTCACTTTAAGATACAATTATATTACtactttattaatatttatatttatgttgTACTTCAATGAACAACTCTAGTTTAGTTTTAGCcgatcaaacaaacaaaattgattcgataaataataactttaaatctaACTTAAAAGCTTGCTTTTaagacaaaatcaaaaaattactattaataactTTTGCAATGGTTTTTTAACTCACTTTTTGTTCAACGCAATTAATTGCTTTAAAactaattttaccaaatatttcaATAATAGTTGACTTAAGTAGTTGAATTCACTATTGAGATTAACCACTATTTTTAAGTGGTCAAATTAGATAACGATTTACCAAACAAACCCACTTAAAGACCATTTGGGTATCATGACGCTGATTTAAACAGGTTTAAATACCAACTTAAAcatgttaaaataccaacttaagcAGCATAATACACCAATTTAAAcaggttaaaatatcaacttcaatATGTTAATATCAATTTAAACAGGTTAAAATACTAACTTAAGCAAcataaaacaccaacttaaacatgttaaaataccaaatttaataggttaaaacaccaacacaaaaaaggttaaaataccaacttatgCAACATAAAACATCAACTTAAAcaagttaaaataccaacttaagcAGCATAAAACATCAACTTAAAcaagttaaaatatcaacttcaacATATTAAAACTCCAACTTCTATAGGTTAAAAAACCAATTTCAACAGGCTAATACACCAACTAAAacgatttttgaaat
Proteins encoded in this region:
- the LOC130824768 gene encoding mogroside IE synthase-like encodes the protein MDTHETYEKPRKGAHVLVFPYPLQGHINPMLQFSKRLASKGLKITIITTTTIPNHISSSQSQSNPSSLDFLRIFDGYEGEPDKRNFDEYINLLKVSTSRSLHELLEYYNQNKMDIYPGPNMVIYDSFMPWVLQVVKNCGFQGAPFFTQSCLVNSIYYYAYKGDLISPFCGSDLVSLPSVGSLLRVHDLPTFVSYPTLYPEKLVKLLLDQFSNLEDVSFVFINTVDVLESKVLECMARLWPVKTIGPCIPSMYLDKCLQDDKDYGLSLLEPQIDVCIKWLNTRETCSVVYVSMGSLASLGSEQMKQIANALVKSKKYFLWVVRPSEENKLPLNFKENTSKRGLIVNWCPQLEVLSHIALACFVTHCGWNSILEAISLGVPIVGFPQWTDQPTNAKCIVEFWKIGVKVRVDEKGFLSSNELEFCIREVMEGEHAKEFKSNANKWKLLTTHAMEQCGTSNRNIEEFASTLLSPSL